Within Phocoena phocoena chromosome 9, mPhoPho1.1, whole genome shotgun sequence, the genomic segment ACAAGGATAAGGGCAGAATAGAGACAGGGCCATGGGTGTGTGTGAGACTGGGCTCCTGGGCTCAGAAAATACTAGCAATAATCACCTCCAGGTTCCCCAAGGAAAAGAAGCCCCTTGGGCGGCTGAATGCTGCCTGGTATAGTTTAGGAGGCTTCAGAGGTAAATGCAGGACAAACGGGCAGATGGAGGCCTTGGTCTTGGTAGTTCTCCCCGCCCCCCCTTCCCCTCACTGCGGGCAGAGCCAGGGGGCCTCGGCTCCAGCTCAGCTAGACGTGCGGACCCACCCGGATTCCTGGCAGCAAGACAACCGCTCCTGGGATCCTCGACCTCTGCCTGGCTTCTCTCCGAAAAAGAATCTCACCCTGTAGGTTCCCCATGTGGGTGAGTCAAAGGTAGCAGACAGCCTTGATGTAGATCAGGAATGGGGCTGGTCTGGACTACATGTTTTCAGCCTGATTCTCCAGCCTTGCTGGAATTTAGCCAAAAGACAGAGAGGACCCCGGCTGTGTGTGTCCCAGCCAGGGCGCCGTGCCACCGTTGCTCGTGACCAGTCACAGCTCCAGGCTGCGTTCCGTTTGGTTGCCAGAACCAGCTAGGAGGAAAGAGCTGCTGGGGAAGGGCTGTCTCGGTCTCACTGGAAGAGGCAGGCAACAGACGTGAGCAACTAGACAGCGGCTGGCTTGCAAACCAGGAATCGGGAACAGCAGCAAGGTGCCCTCTGACGCAGGTGAGGAAGTTGGCCGGGGGCTGGACTGAGCTGgacttccctcccctctctgacCTGGCCTCACTcacagccaatttttttttttctgttctactcCACCTCTCCTCCCAACTCAATGCAGGTCCTGTTTCTTCCCAGGAAGCCCCGTTAACCACGATACCGACTTCAGCTGGTTTCTGTGGTAActctgtcccccccccccccccccaccgatgCCTGTGCGGCCTGGCTCCACAGCTGGTACAGGATGGTAGCCCGTCTGTGAAGGTGGGGGAATGGCAAACAGCTTCAGCTTGTCTCGTTTCCCTCTAGGTCTACTCTGTTTCTTGCAAGTGCCCCTGAAGCCTCATGCCTGTATGTTTACTTCGTCCACCATTAACGCTGTTCCTTAATCTGCTCACAGAATTCCAACCCCCAAGCCTCCTCCACAGCACACACCCTTCCAGAGCCGTCAGACACATTCCTGCCTCGTCCAGGTCGCAGTGGGCCCTCTCAACCAAACTCATTTTATAGCAGAAGAGGACTTGGGATCCCAAGCTTCGTAAACAGTGCAGTGGACggtggggccgggggtggggggagaccaCAATTAATGCTGCACTAGAAATGGGTCTTTTTACTCCAGGCCCTGATGTCTGGAATATCAAAGAGCAGCAGAGATGGACTAAGCTGCCATGTCCTCTACACAGGAGAGGATCTATTAATGGGCTCCCAGGTGATGGGGGTGAGCCCCCGGCCGGCCCCAGTCCCTCACACGACTGATAACCTCCACCTACTTAGACACGGCCAGACACGCCCCATCTAAGCTGGGGTCAAGTACTTCATTTCCCCTCAGAACACAAAAGGGAGTGAACCCTCTACCTGAAGTCTGCAAACTCTTGCAAAGAGCAGAAAACAGAGGTGCCGAAGCTTGCCTGTTTAATGGTAAAGAGAAAAGCAGTGCCGCCTTAGGAGCGTGAGAGCTGGAGGCGGGGACGGTGGGCAGCACCTGCGGCGGGCAAGGACGTTAGTGGAGGTAGATTACAGGAAGGACAGGTGAGTGCTGAAGGGTTTCTAACGGGCTAGTGACAGTTCCACTTCACTTCTTTGCGCGCCCTGTACTATAGACAGGCGAGGCGGTACCCACCCTGGGGCAGTGAGACGGAACCAAACTGGCTGAGGATGGAGGAAACACACAAGCTCCCCAGTCCCTCTCAGGGGTGcagacagacagaggcagagagctcCATATATACAAACttcacacaaaataaataaggagctgTCATCAGCTTGGCTAGGTCTCACCCTGGCTTCCTCCCATCCCCGTCAGAAGCGATTCCAGGGCATTAGCCAGGAACCTGCCGAGCCCTAGGGGTCCACCTCAGTCCCAGCAGCTCCTCGACAGGAAGGACCTAAGCCCCTTTAGCCCTGAAGCCCCAGTCCTGGGGGTCTCTGAAGTGGCTCGGGGCCAAGTGCCAGGAGAGCCCCCCTAGAGCTACGTGAATTGCCGACTGAGCGCCGTCCGAGGGCAGAATCACAGCGGGAGCCCCTCTGGTCCCCAGGACCCTGGCCCAGTCTCAGAGCAGACTCAGGACGTCCCCGGGAGCCCCTCAGGGCCGGGCGCCCTGCTCCATCTGCTGGTGCTGGCTCCGCGCCGCGAACCTGCTGACGTGCACGGGTATGGGCACGACAATCTTGGGGTTTCTTACAGGCTCCCCAGAACGGCTGCCCCCGTTGCCAGCTTTGATGCGCTTCCACTTGGCCCGCCGATTCTGAAACCAGATCTTGACCTGCACCTCACTGAGCTTGAGGGCGTGGGCGATCTGGGAGCGCTCGGTCAAGCTCAGGTATTTCTTGCAATGAAACTCCTTCTCCAGCTCCAAAAGCTGCTCGCTGGTAAAGGCTGTGCGGCGCCGCCGGCTTTTGCCCCCAGGAGCCGTGACtcctgccgccgccgccggcgcCCCCTCCTCAGCTCCAGTCCCCAGGCTTCCCGTTAGCTTCGCTTTGGGTCCCAGGAGGGCCCCGGGGCCCCCTGCAGAACTGTCCAGGAAACCGTCGTCCTCGCTGTCACCGCCCGAGCCCCCTTCGTCCTGCTCGCTGCCTGCTGGGTCTCCCGCCGGCGCCTCCGGCTTCTCCTCATCCGAGCTGTACACCTTCCCCTCGGCTGGGGGGAGTGAGAGCCAGCGGGTGGGGGAGAGGCGAGGAGAAGGCGGACAGGTTGGAGGCGGCGGCACGTGGAACCGTGGCCAGGCGTGGACCGCACGACAGCGGGAGGAGACACACACGTGGAGGGGATGAGACGGGGCGGGAGGGGAGACatccggggtggggggtggggggtgggaagaggTTCGGGAAGACAAAGAGATGGGAAGAAAGGTATTAACCAGCACAGACTTCACTCCGCAAAGTGGGGGCGGCAACGGGCATGGATCAGAAAAGCACCGTCCCCAGGACTGTGGCACCGCCACCCCCCACTCCTGCGACCTCGCTTCCCCTACCCGCTGCCTTCCGGCCCTCTCCAGACCCACACGGAGGGCTTGCCACTCACTGACGCCCCCTCCAGACCCCGACGGCGCAGCCGCAGGCCAGAGGGAAGCAGTGCAAAACCTGGCTTGGGGTCCTTTCAGTGGCTAGAGGCAGGAGTGAGCAACGTTGGGGAATTCACTTTtgcaggagagagggggagaccaCAGCTGCAGCCTTTGCTATTCTCCTAGGACTCCTCGCTGGCCTAGTGGGAAGAGATACGTGCTCACCTCTGTTCCgcgcctccctcccttccctcttccctaaatctggaatctacttttttttttttttaaccttttggcCGCAGCGCCgcatgccatgtgggatcttagttccccgaccaggaatcgaacccgcgccccctgcattggaagtgcagggtcttaaccactggaccgccagcgaagTCCTGGAATCTCAGAATCTCATTTCCAGATGGAAACTTCAGGGTCATCTGAGTCCCTCCCCCTGCCGCAATCGGGGTCCAAGAAGTGTTGCCCAAGCACCTGCGAGTCAGGAGGTTTCTGTACCCACCTCCCCAATTCTCCTTTACCAGACCATCCAGCCCAGAGCAGGGAGCCCGCCCCGCCGCACGCCACCTTATCAGTGGCCGGATTTTTCCTCCAATTACTTAGCCCTCCAAGACCCTTTCAGTCCTTCTCCTTAACTTTAAAAAGCCATCATCTCTtttccaccctccctttcccagccAAGGTTGCTGAGAAGCACGAACAGCTGCTTTCTGCCCAAGTTGAATCCCGAGGACCCTGCGCTTGGTGTCAGGGAGGGAACTGGAGGGAGtgtggaaggaggagggagaaatggaagtTCAGCAAGGGGAGGTACAGAGAGGAAAACGGAGAACGAAATCTTGACTCCGTAGACTACTGACCATTTGTAATCACAggcatataaacattttaatccatacataattctaaaatttaattcaGCCACTGGCTTTGATCTTATCTATTGACACTTTTGTCAGGACTGCAAATAACGCATTACGAGTGTTTTCAGCGTCTGAGTTTTACAAACTCCCTTGTTTTCTGCCCAAAGGACCGATGAACAGTGGGGCaacaaaaagtcaaaagaaaaccaaccagtagaaaagagaacaaaacaggtAATCCGTAAACTCAACAGTCAGCTCCTTACCAGGGGCCCTCACTGTGTAAGGGGGGAGGACTTCGTAGACGTGGCGGTGCGTCTATCCGCACCACCACGTGTCACTCCTAAGAATACCCTGAGGTTGAGGCTATAACGCAGAGCTAAGTGACTTGGGGCAACAGTGAAATGCGTTATAAGAGAACGGGGCTGTGCACGTGTGCGCGTGGCTGGACGGCATCCCAATGCTCAGAGCTTGGCTGGAGCTCCTCTCTAAACCCTGCCATGTGCCTGCCCCCCTGCAAAAACTGCTCAGGGCCTCCAGGACCAGCCCAGTCACCTTCAGTTCCCTTCCCGGATCCCAGAGCTGTCCTTTCCCCTCACGGATGCAATCCACACCTGTTCCTTTTCCTCAGGAGCCACGTTTGCATTATTTTCCTTAGAGGCCAGTGTTCAGGCCCTGCCCAGATCACCCACCCCCATCTCAGTCAGTGTTCTCATCTCACACCCCAGGGGTATCTTTATGCCTGAGCCCCTGCCTCTTCTTGGAGGGCTTCATGCTTTATCTGACCTTTGCAAAACCCATGTGGCACACCCTGGTTTAGCCTTACCCAGACTTCCCACGCTGTCCCTGCTCGCTGCTGCCACCGGCAGGTGGGCTTCGTTCGCTAGCAGCCCACCCAAGCTCCACCGGCCCCCAGCTCCGTGAGCTGTCTAGAGACACATCCACTGCCACTGTCCACAGGTGACGCAGCCCTCGTGATGCTCACCTCCCACCACCCCGGGCTTTCTCCCTTATCTAGCCAAAATCTGTTTAATTTCTGCAAGATTCAGACCCTTGGGTTCCCCTTTCGTGTCATTAAGGGCTCTTTCCCACACCATTCTCCTCTTCCCCAGGACTCAAGCGTAACGTGTCCCAAACTGAACTCCTGACACTTCTCCTGAGCCAGTCCTTCCCCATCTGAACCCCCGTCTTTCCCATCTCGGTTAATAGTAACTCCGTCTTCCGTGTTGTTCAAACCAGACCTTCACTCTCTCTCACCGCCCGTGCCCAACCCGATTTCTCACCACCTCCTCTATGTCCAACTGGCCTGAGTCACCCTCGTCTCTTACCCGGTTCATCAACATTTTCTCCtgcttctgcccctccccccacccctgccccaattATTCTTCTGTTTGAAATACTATATTCTTCACCTAGATTTTTGCACTGACTCATTCCCTATGTCCTTCACGTCTTTATCAATGAGACCTTCTCTGATCAtcctttttaaagttaaaactcCCAATACTCCCGATCTCCCTTCTCTGCTTTACTTGTTGCTATAGTATGTGTCACTAactttattaacttattttattggCTGTCTCTTCCTattagaacataagctccatgaaggtagccattttttattttatttatatttatggctgtatccccagcatctagaaaGTTACCCGCACAGAGTAGGCactgcataaatatttgttgactgaatgaaagaAACTATTGCCAAGCACTTTCTCCCTCTCCATTTCTGTCCCTCTTTTCTCAAGCCTCTCCTAAAATATTCCCTACAGCCCTGCTCCCTCACCCCAGCTCCGGGCATAAGACATTCTCTCCATGAATATTATTCTACCCACTTTTCAGTGTGCCCTCTGACCTCACATTCGCTGTAGAGGAACCCATACGTGGTAGGAATCTACAGGATCTTATGCTAAAGGAAATCAAGAACAACCCCCAACACCATTACTAAATCCTCTaacttttaatttctgatttttaaaacatggttTGCAGTAAAGAGTaacagaaagaacaacaaaagctTGTTACAACTCAGCCCAGTATTACAATATTTTAAACCGCTGCTAAAAAGGCAGAAACTGGATTTCAGGGCTTGAAGGATGAAATGGTTTAGCACAGCTCCAAGCACCCAGGGGGCGTCCAATAAATCTAAACTGATGATAACTGAGATGAAGTTCCCAGGTTCCTGATCTGGCAGGGCCCTCCTGAGATCAAACCATCCATCCCTCTGTCCTCAGACAGATTCCATAAAATCAAGCCCACATGAGTGCGCCACCCCCAGTGCCGCTTTTAAAGCCATATAAATAAGAAGCACAGGTCCACAACCTCTCTCAGTTACTTGATCCCGGTGGGATCCTGAGTGGCAGGGGCAAGAGTGCCCCCCTGAGCCTTTAGAATCATGACATCGAGGGCTCTGATAAGCAACTCTTCtaaggaggtgggggtggggaaacagaagaaagcaaCCGACAGGGGAAAACACAGCTCCGCTCTCAGAGGAAAGGGTCTGGGGCAGTGAGTGaggctgagggggagggagaaggaaaggcacAGCAGGAGGACTGGGGCACGAGGGGGGCAGACATAGCGGCAGAAGAAGTAGACGATGAGTCAGAGAACCTGAAAGGGCTGAAAAGTttagggagaaaacagaaaaacaccgGGGCACGGGGAGAAGAGAGCAAAAAGCTTTCGGAAAAAACCCAACACGCCCTACATTTTTCCACCCTGAACAGTGATGCGTCTGGAGCCCTGCTGTTCGTTCTCTGCTCCACCGACAGATGGAGCACTTTAGAATGCAAGGCCCAAAGTGACGGAAGCTGTTGTGAAGGCTCCGAAGAGCAGCACAGCAGGTCGACCCTTTACAGTACAGCAATCCTGAAACAGCTTTACTGTTTTCTAATgagctaaaaaataaatgcaaactattttcttttatccaaTTCATAATGCATACTAATAGTAAATATACTCAAAACAAAGATGGCGCCTAGAAAAATGGTTTTGGCTAAGACTTGACAGAAACGCATCTTGTtgataaaatttctatttgtaaCCTTTGATTTGGAATAATTAGACCTGGTAGATATAATGTCCATAAAAGCACATTTCTAACTGCAGACGCTATAGTTGATTGACGTGAACAAAAAAACTTGATCAACAAAACAAACGTAGAAAATTTTCCATGGGAAATAATGATCCTGATGAGAAAAATTctagcaaaaggaaaaatgtttaattgGAAACAATTTTACTGTgctaggtaggtaggtaggtaggccAAACAGACAGGTTCTGTCCTTTGGGTATGAAAATGACATTATTGGTAATGTAAGagtatattgttttatatataaaatagataatcaataaggacccactgtatagcacagggaactttactcagtactctgtaataacctgtatgagaaaagactctgaaaaagaatagatatatgtatatgtataactgaatcactttgctgtacacctgaaactaacacaacattgtaaatcaactctaccccaatatcaaagaaaagagaaagaagagtgcGTTGTTTTCAGCTTGCTCCCTGTGGGTGAGTCTACAGTCTGTGAGGACTTTGGTGTCTATCTAGGGGAAATGACACTGGAGCAGACTGGTTATTAGGAGACATGCAGAGTTCTCCTGGTAGGTGCTATTATCCTAAGAAGCAGAAATCGCAGGGTTCGAACCATGATTACTTGTGGAGTCCACTCCAGGGGTGTCATTCCACCCCAGAGAGAAGCACTCAGACTCCAGGGGCGCCCTTGCAAGGGGCTTTCCTTCCGAGAGGAAGAGAAGCCCTAACTCGGTAACGAGTCAGGTCAGACTGGGGAAGAAATCAAGGGCAAAAGAATCCGTGGTAGGTATTCTCCAGTAGAAAGAACAAGTAGCACCAGACTCGTACCATCTAGAGAGGGAGTCTGCGGCTGAGGTCACCAAGGATGCCGGGCCTGGGTAGTGGAGCGGAAACCACCCCCGGGACTGGAGAACCACTTTAGACAGAGCCCCTGTGCCATTCGGCCCTCACGCAGCCTGCTGTGGTCCAGCTGACATAAAACACAGTTTTTATTACGCACTGAGGAGAAGCCTCTCCCCCATTACACTCAGTTCTGACTTCTCTTCCCTCCATTTAAAGAGCCACTACCCTCACAAGCCCCAAACCACTCTCCGGACGACTACCCAGCTTCCTGAATACAGAACCAATTTGGGTAGGGTAAAAAAGTGGGAAAAACCCCAGGTCACCCCTCAAAAAAGAGGCATGTCTGCCACCATCCTCATTGCATCAACACGCCCAGTacataattatttctttgtttcttttggacACGGTACTTTCTCCCGTCCTTGATGGCAACTAGCTCACTTTCAATGTGTTTTTCATTCATCCTCATTAATTTCATGCCCACATTATGCTACTACTCCTTCCTATAATTTTAGGTACAAGAAGGAAAATTCatgttctctctctcccatttccCCATGACTCTTCAGCATTCTTTACTCCAAATGGACATGAGAACTTCCTCTACATCACTCCCACCTTCATGACAAGTTCATGGCGACTTCCCCACCGCCCCAAGCTCAGAGCTCCTTTCATGGCATATTAACATCATCATTGCCAAGAGCACTCTTGTGTGACCTTTAACTTTCCCAAGCACTTTCACACTTATTCTTTCATCTTTGAGCAACTCGCTGAAGTACAGCTGACCTATTAGTAGTAGTAATGGGAGGTTAGTAACCTTATTTTCAGGTGAAAAAACTGAGTTTCAAAAAGatgaaatggggcttccctggtggcacagtggttaagaatccgcctgccaatgcaggagagatgggttcgagccctgatccgggaagatcccacatgccgcggagcaactaagcccatgcgccacaactactgagcctgcgctctagagcccgcatgccacaactactgagcccacatgccacagctacggaagcccgcgtgcctagagcccgtgctctgcaacaagagatgccaccaaaatgagaagcccgtgcactgcaacgaagagtagcccccacccgccaaaactagagaaagcccgcgcatagcaacgaagacccaatgcagttaaaaataaattaaataaataaataa encodes:
- the GBX1 gene encoding homeobox protein GBX-1 is translated as MQRAGGGGAPGGSGGGGGPGAAFSIDSLIGPQPPRSGHLLYTGYPMFMPYRPLVLPQALAPAPLPAGLPPLAPLASFAGRLTNTFCAGLGQAVPSMVALTTALPSFAEPPDAFYGPPELAAAAAAAAAATATRNNPEPGGRRPEGALEAEELLPAREKVADPAPPPPLHFSETFPSLPAEGKVYSSDEEKPEAPAGDPAGSEQDEGGSGGDSEDDGFLDSSAGGPGALLGPKAKLTGSLGTGAEEGAPAAAAGVTAPGGKSRRRRTAFTSEQLLELEKEFHCKKYLSLTERSQIAHALKLSEVQVKIWFQNRRAKWKRIKAGNGGSRSGEPVRNPKIVVPIPVHVSRFAARSQHQQMEQGARP